One window from the genome of Ictidomys tridecemlineatus isolate mIctTri1 chromosome 12, mIctTri1.hap1, whole genome shotgun sequence encodes:
- the LOC101954983 gene encoding b(0,+)-type amino acid transporter 1, whose amino-acid sequence MERRKERNGSVQVAGQESGSGAQGLLLRREMGLWSAVSLVAGCMIGSGIFMSPQGVLVYTGSPGASLVIWALCGLLVMLGALCYAELSALVPESGGEYVYILRTFGSLPAFLDVYIFVLVGRPASMAAISLGFAEYALAPFYSGCPSVPQAVVKSVAVSCILLLMLVNFWSSRLATMLTNVCTAAKVFSLLVIVVGGVVVLVQGHARTEFLLSAFHNTTQHAGHIGMAFYQGLWSFEGWNSINYMLEELRNPKQNLVCALMIAIPLVTSLYVLVNISYLLVLSSSEILSSDAVAVSWGNQVLGSWAWMVPLAVALSTFGSVNGIFFSGSRVCYVAAREGHLPGFLSMVHVRRLTPAPALMFTMAVALVLVIPGNFSILVNLMSFLSWITYGTTFSCLLYMRIKLKNLPRTYKVPTFIPVIMLLASLCLVLVPIIDNPQMEFLYVFLFLLSGFLVYFLFIYFQCQPRCLQMATLHLQLLLEVAPTTKNR is encoded by the exons ATGGAGAGACGTAAGGAAAGAAATGGCAGTGTTCAGGTGGCAGGGCAAGAGTCGGGCAGTGGAGCACAGGGACTTCTGCTGAGAAGGGAGATGGGTCTGTGGAGCGCTGTGTCCCTGGTTGCTGGCTGTATGATTGGCTCTGGCATCTTCATGTCTCCACAGGGGGTCTTGGTCTACACGGGCAGCCCTGGGGCCAGTCTTGTGATCTGGGCACTCTGTGGTCTCCTGGTAATGCTGGGTGCCCTGTGCTATGCTGAACTAAGTGCCCTGGTTCCTGAATCTGGGGGAGAGTATGTCTACATCTTGCGGACATTTGGCTCTTTGCCAGCCTTCCTGGACGTCTATATATTTGTGCTGGTGGGCAGACCAGCCTCCATGGCTGCCATCTCTCTCGGTTTTGCTGAGTATGCACTGGCTCCCTTTTACTCTGGCTGCCCCTCAGTTCCCCAGGCTGTAGTCAAGAGTGTGGCTGTCTCTTGCATTCTGCTGCTGATGCTGGTCAACTTCTGGAGCTCCCGGCTGGCCACCATGCTGACGAATGTATGCACAGCTGCCAAAGTGTTCTCATTGCTGGTCATTGTGGTGGGTGGGGTTGTGGTGCTAGTCCAGGGCCATGCCCGTACAGAATTCCTTTTGTCTGCCTTCCACAACACAACGCAGCATGCAGGGCACATTGGCATGGCTTTCTACCAGGGGCTGTGGTCCTTTGAAGGCTGGAATAGCATCAACTATATGTTGGAGGAACTTAGGAATCCAAAG CAGAACCTGGTGTGTGCACTGATGATCGCCATCCCTCTGGTCACTAGTCTGTATGTCCTGGTCAATATCAGTTACCTGCTAGTGCTGTCATCCAGTGAGATCCTCTCCTCTGATGCTGTGGCTGTGAGCTGGGG GAACCAAGTTCTGGGGTCCTGGGCCTGGATGGTGCCTTTGGCTGTTGCACTCTCAACATTTGGTTCTGTCAATGGAATATTCTTCAGTGGCAGCCGTGTGTGCTATGTGGCTGCAAGAGAAGGCCACTTG CCTGGATTTCTGTCCATGGTTCATGTGCGTCGCCTCACACCAGCTCCAGCCCTGATGTTCACCATGGCCGTGGCTTTGGTCTTGGTCATCCCAGGAAACTTCAGCATCCTTGTGAACTTAATGAG CTTCCTATCCTGGATCACCTATGGAACCACTTTCAGCTGTCTCCTATACATGCGGATTAAGTTGAAGAATCTTCCCCGAACTTACAAG GTTCCCACCTTCATCCCTGTCATCATGCTCCTGGCTTCTCTCTGCCTGGTCCTGGTACCCATCATCGACAATCCCCAGATGGAGTTCCTATATGTCTTCCTGTTCCTGCTCAGTGGCTTCCTGGTGTATTTCCTGTTTATCTACTTCCAGTGCCAGCCCAGGTgtttgcagatggccaccttACATCTGCAGCTGCTTCTGGAAGTTGCTCCAACTACTAAAAATCGTTGA